The proteins below come from a single Stigmatopora argus isolate UIUO_Sarg chromosome 11, RoL_Sarg_1.0, whole genome shotgun sequence genomic window:
- the golga4 gene encoding golgin subfamily A member 4 isoform X8, with amino-acid sequence MFKKLKQKINEEQSPQRNALTPQQAQMGSGERRSSQTHLFYDGAPSPSDRESPFDDTDKTEVLAGMIAEPAFLSEYTIFALDHSKQPKTAPVASVSSSKGPTRSPGGSINGDESVSSQIVTAYRTVQRDKEKTQAILSQCQDKSLRRIGELREELQMDHQAKKHLQDEFDATLEEKDQMITVLQTQVGLLKKRVKGIADGALVVEGDQPVSDATESESTSSSNDQEVESQLNEEEGVSDPAKLLEALQKRVNRQENLLQKCKDIIHFHKDRSTHIATENETLQEQLQERLQELERMKELHMTEKTKLINQLRDVKNQNEQLEQDKGMVIAETKRQMHETLEMKEEEIAQLRSRLQLSNAQNEELLDQKEKAEKSAFEELEKAMGLAHRADEVRKQLEVQMEEKMNEAERVNEEERKSLQQELTRVKQEVVTIMKKSSDERVVSLQKSHSKALTAKEEEIIGRINKAVEQCREEFAQQTKEKEQQAFLALEDAELQKTALVADGENRVKDMQQELEVAKTRIMELESSLEKISQDGSLQSNEQSNLLGQLKDDHAGKMSKLEEDHQAQLEKQKDGLTQQHNAALEELKEKQRVDMETLLKEKDLHREEMDQKLNAQQGEHEALSLELSQVVTSKQLLEEKLVEVQDAHCLALQAQVAKHSAELENIKQEHEQSLGGVEKLLKEELNALKIILKEKEKAIKVLAEGEKTLRDQVHSNIEELGIKAKQLEDLQESLSNLQMENSNLKEATKESEKISSDLVQSKNDLIDLHHQLEVANNDCQHKEKVRQDLEQQLQQIKTELSEREKSLGEDLNTMKEEKTHLQKQLEDEKASQEKKLNNTVTEMEAKLKTQETKMEKIKKKAKEMQDNLKKKFQQKEESMKMALAKKDAELQEKEQEVQGKILEMAQRNSQGLSDTMSELQANHLGEMEKLRDNHKHELLELERYLQEKLAQQEEELTEKHSHILQEKIQELQESSRNLNRSKEDYEKVLTAMKDLREEFSIQETTGQKLKEELGEAAFKLAGLSSSDALLREQLESVEKNLTQATNEQDSLQEKLNRTEEGNREKLKTLSDNLENMENQLRAMESSRLKDSEDLEKKSEEVAIQREELEAQFQQKIILFSNRMEQYCRDVQCKMVDRISEVGEKVELRVSDLNHRLLCSQKNILHLKNVVSSKVDRVCTLEENLRQKSEENSNLCISLEQVTAQVNAHMEQIEALTLQNEKNSEKDRKIQESVELNRVMSITLKETEFQVSDLESIISDLKRQLDVKEKAILELKQLHKEETQRTLDQTEETFQRLKEERESTSEQANALRASLSENDNTVASLKGRLEELERAVSEKNEALQRLTANFDNQSISKSEMDQVLSEKEQKVSRLTAELENSHLRLCELQEHLTLKVKECEQLACNLEQQESIRERERKELVEKMQQNGHLAQEMVDKLHHLEEDNHKCKSQLQSQEAEFERLKEEMTKSKEECVKKTEERLTAESTRKMSDLKKKAEQKISQIKKHLTTQLEEKDGLIKTLEVSHEQLKKNETSNKECIDTLEEKNRSLEEVLVELKQEQEQQLERIKTDEKGVTEKSLEEQRCMYEEKLSALQQDSLQQKDLQQRETLGIEEKLKEAEKQNQELLQEVSTLKEEICQKTAQCDQHQAALMQAQMVSESDKKIESNTLQQTKSMLENEMKNHSADPDDDSFDSLKSKLNQMRNDKEKIQKDFSRLQKDIRLMRKEHDQELEFAKKQLFEESELKYKMELEDIQWKHKSEIKQLVMEFNTQIAVKEKEIDTAVKETIGKAQLVEAELLSSHREETSHLKKAIGEREDELNKTVEKYEQVIQSREEEMGVRVWQVQKQLEELQASSHKTSEQMSPEGLLAQLAEKTTMLSEARLKEQGFVEKIHSLEDKIKCFHRNTVVTHLGSTYKDAALHKPEPLSEATELEYLKKVLFEYMMGRETKTMAKVITSMLKFPPDQAQKVLDKEEAKAMPWLSV; translated from the exons ATGTTCAAAAAACTCAAGCAGAAGATCAACGAGGAGCAGTCACCGCAGAGGAATGCGCTCACTCCCCAACAGGCCCAG ATGGGCTCTGGAGAACGCAGGAGCAGCCAAACTCACCTATTTTACGACGGTGCTCCGTCTCCCAGTGACAGAGAG TCTCCGTTTGATGATACGGACAAAACTGAG GTGCTGGCCGGGATGATAGCAGAACCCGCTTTTCTCTCTGAGTATACTATCTTTGCTCTGGACCATTCAAAACAACCCAAAACGGCCCCGGTAGCCAGTGTG AGTTCCTCTAAAGGGCCAACCAGGTCTCCCGGAGGAAGTATCAACGGGGATGAAAGTGTCTCTTCCCAG ATTGTTACTGCATATCGTACGGTGCAACGagataaagaaaaaacacaG GCCATCCTCAGCCAGTGTCAAGATAAATCCCTCCGAAGAATAGGAGAACTACGAGAG GAGTTACAAATGGACCATCAGGCAAAAAAGCACCTTCAGGATGAGTTTGATGCCACACTAGAGGAGAAAGACCAAATGATTACTGTCCTGCAAACTCAG GTTGGTTTGCTGAAGAAACGAGTCAAAGGAATCGCTGACGGTGCGTTAGTCGTTGAAGGTGATCAGCCGGTTTCTGATGCTACGGAATCTGAATCCACCAGCTCTTCAAATGACCAAGAAGTCGAGTCTCAATTGAATGAAG AAGAGGGCGTCAGTGATCCAGCTAAACTTTTGGAAGCACTGCAGAAGCGAGTAAACAGACAAGAAAACCTGTTGCAAAAATGCAAAGATATAATTCATTTTCACAAGGATCGCAGCACCCACATTGCTACTGAGAATGAAACTCTGCAAGAGCAGCTGCAGGAAAGACTGCAAGAACTCGAAAGGATGAAG GAACTACACATGACGGAGAAGACGAAACTGATCAATCAGTTGCGTGATGTCAAAAACCAAAATGAACAGCTGGAACAGGATAAG GGCATGGTGATTGCCGAGACAAAACGTCAAATGCACGAGACTCTGGAAATGAAAGAAGAGGAGATTGCCCAGCTTCGCTCCAGGCTCCAGTTGTCTAATGCCCAGAATGAAGAGTTGCTGGACCAGAAAGAAAAGGCTGAGAAATCAG CATTTGAAGAACTTGAAAAGGCGATGGGTTTAGCTCATAGGGCTGACGAAGTACGGAAGCAGCTGGAGGTTCAGATggaggaaaaaatgaatgaagcgGAAAGGGTCAATGAAGAAGAGAGGAAGAGTTTGCAGCAGGAGCTCACGCGAGTCAAACAGGAGGTTGTCACAATCATGAAG AAATCATCAGATGAAAGGGTAGTCAGCTTGCAAAAATCCCACAGTAAAGCTCTGACTGCAAAAGAAGAAGAGATCATTGGGAGAATCAACAAAGCTGTG GAGCAGTGTAGAGAAGAGTTTGCTCAGCAAACCAAGGAAAAGGAGCAACAGGCCTTTTTGGCTTTGGAGGACGCAGAATTACAGAAGACTGCTCTTGTTGCAGACGGCGAGAATAGAGTTAAAGATATGCAGCAAGAGCTGGAAGTAGCAAAAACT AGAATAATGGAACTGGAGAGCTCCCTTGAGAAAATTTCCCAAGATGGATCGTTGCAGTCCAATGAGCAATCCAATCTGTTGGGCCAGCTGAAGGATGACCATGCTGGGAAAATGTCCAAATTAGAGGAAGATCACCAGGCACAACTGGAAAAGCAAAAGGATGGCTTAACTCAGCAGCACAATGCTGCTCTGGAAGAGCTGAAGGAAAAACAGAGGGTTGATATGGAGACACTACTTAAAGAGAAAGACTTGCACAGAGAAGAAATGGACCAGAAATTGAATGCGCAGCAGGGAGAGCATGAAGCACTTTCACTTGAACTTTCTCAAGTTGTGACGAGTAAACAACTTTTGGAAGAGAAGTTGGTTGAAGTACAAGATGCACATTGTTTGGCTCTGCAGGCTCAGGTGGCAAAGCACAGTGCAGAATTGGAAAATATCAAGCAAGAGCATGAACAGTCGCTTGGAGGGGTAGAGAAATTGCTGAAGGAGGAACTAAATgctttgaaaattattttaaaggaAAAGGAGAAAGCAATTAAAGTGCTCGCTGAAGGAGAGAAAACACTAAGAGATCAGGTCCATTCCAATATAGAAGAACTAGGCATCAAAGCAAAACAACTGGAGGATTTGCAGGAATCATTATCTAATCTTCAAATGGAAAATTCTAACTTAAAAGAGGCTACCAAAGAATCAGAGAAAATCTCAAGCGATCTTGTTCAGTCCAAGAACGACTTGATAGATTTGCACCATCAGCTTGAAGTCGCAAACAATGACTGTCAACACAAAGAAAAAGTACGCCAAGATTTAGAGCAGCAGTTACAGCAGATCAAAACAGAGCTCTCCGAGCGAGAAAAGTCCCTCGGTGAAGATCTAAACACAATGAAGGAAGAGAAAACACACCTTCAGAAGCAGCTGGAAGATGAAAAAGCCTCTCAAGAGAAAAAGCTAAACAACACAGTTACagaaatggaagcaaaactaaaaacacaagaaacaaaaatggaaaagatCAAAAAGAAGGCCAAAGAAATGCAAgataatttaaagaaaaagttCCAGCAGAAAGAAGAATCTATGAAAATGGCACTTGCAAAGAAAGATGCAGAGCTTCAAGAAAAAGAGCAGGAAGTTCAAGGGAAAATTTTAGAAATGGCACAAAGAAATTCCCAAGGCTTGAGCGACACAATGTCGGAACTGCAAGCTAACCATTTGGGGGAGATGGAGAAACTACGAGATAATCATAAACATGAACTCTTGGAGCTCGAACGCTATTTGCAAGAGAAGTTAGCACAGCAGGAAGAGGAATTAACGGAAAAGCACTCGCACATACTTCAGGAAAAGATACAGGAATTGCAAGAATCTTCTCGAAATCTTAACAGGAGCAAAGAAGATTATGAGAAAGTGCTTACTGCCATGAAGGACCTAAGGGAGGAATTTTCAATTCAAGAAACTACTGGGCAAAAGCTAAAAGAAGAGCTTGGCGAAGCAGCGTTCAAGCTTGCAGGTTTGTCATCAAGCGACGCTTTGCTGAGAGAGCAATTGGAATCGGTCGAGAAGAACCTCACCCAGGCTACGAATGAGCAAGACTCCTTACAGGAAAAGCTCAATAGGACAGAGGAAGGGAACCGAGAGAAATTAAAAACGCTGTCAGACAATTTAGAGAACATGGAAAACCAGCTTCGAGCTATGGAAAGTTCCAGACTGAAGGATAGTGAGGACTTGGAGAAGAAATCTGAGGAAGTCGCCATTCAGCGAGAGGAATTGGAAGCACAATTCCAacagaaaatcattttgtttagCAATCGAATGGAGCAATACTGTAGGGATGTCCAATGCAAAATGGTGGATAGGATCTCTGAAGTTGGTGAGAAAGTTGAGTTAAGAGTTTCGGATTTAAACCATAGACTTTTGTGTAGCCAGAAGAATATTTTGCACCTTAAAAATGTAGTTTCTAGCAAAGTGGATAGAGTTTGCACTTTAGAAGAAAATCTCCGTCAGAAGAGTGAGGAGAATAGCAATCTATGCATTTCATTAGAACAGGTGACTGCTCAGGTAAATGCTCACATGGAGCAAATTGAAGCCTTAACACTTCAGAATGAGAAGAATTCTGAAAAGGATCGGAAGATTCAAGAGTCCGTCGAATTAAACAGAGTCATGTCAATTACTTTGAAAGAAACAGAGTTTCAAGTGAGTGACTTGGAAAGCATCATCAGCGATTTGAAACGTCAGCTCGACGTTAAGGAGAAAGCCATACTCGAGCTGAAGCAGCTGCACAAAGAGGAGACGCAAAGGACTTTAGATCAGACGGAAGAGACCTTTCAGAGGTTGAAGGAGGAGCGCGAGTCCACTTCCGAGCAGGCCAATGCACTTCGAGCCAGCTTGTCTGAGAATGACAACACGGTAGCCTCTCTGAAGGGCAGACTCGAAGAACTGGAACGCGCCGTGTCCGAGAAGAACGAAGCTCTGCAAAGGCTGACGGCGAATTTTGACAATCAGTCCATTAGCAAGTCCGAGATGGACCAAGTGTTGAGCGAGAAGGAGCAGAAAGTAAGCAGGCTGACTGCAGAGCTGGAGAACTCCCACCTTCGGCTCTGCGAACTCCAGGAGCACTTGACCTTAAAGGTAAAAGAGTGCGAACAACTTGCATGTAATCTGGAGCAGCAGGAAAGCAtcagggagagggagaggaaagAATTGGTTGAAAAGATGCAACAGAATGGCCACTTGGCACAAGAGATGGTGGACAAACTGCACCATCTTGAAGAGGACAACCACAAGTGCAAAAGCCAACTTCAATCTCAGGAAGCCGAATTTGAAAGGCTGAAAGAAGAGATGACAAAGAGTAAAGAGGAGTGTGTGAAGAAAACGGAGGAGAGGCTGACGGCGGAGAGTACTCGGAAAATGTCTGACCTTAAGAAGAAAGCTGAGCAGAAAATCAGTCAAATTAAGAAGCATCTTACGACTCAGCTTGAAGAAAAGGATGGCCTTATCAAAACGCTCGAGGTTAGCCACGAACAGCTCAAGAAAAATGAAACTTCCAATAAAGAATGCATCGACACGTTAGAGGAGAAAAACAGATCTCTCGAGGAGGTCCTGGTCGAGCTCAAACAAGAGCAGGAGCAGCAATTGGAACGGATCAAAACTGATGAGAAGGGGGTGACGGAGAAGTCTTTAGAGGAACAGAGGTGCATGTATGAAGAGAAGCTGTCTGCACTTCAGCAAGATTCATTGCAGCAAAAGGATCTACAACAACGAGAAACTCTCGGAATTGAAGAGAAGCTCAAAGAAGCAGAAAAGCAAAACCAAGAACTTCTTCAAGAAGTCAGTACTTTGAAAGAAGAAATTTGCCAGAAAACTGCTCAGTGCGATCAACATCAAGCTGCCTTGATGCAGGCCCAAATGGTTTCTGAATCTGACAAGAAGATAGAGTCTAATACTCTTCAACAAACTAAGAGCATgttggaaaatgagatgaaaaaccACTCAGCGGATCCGGATGATGATTCTTTTGATTCTCTTAAGAGCAAACTAAATCAGATGAGGAATGATAAGGAGAAAATCCAAAAAGATTTTAGTAGATTGCAGAAAGATATCAGATTAATGAGGAAAGAGCACGATCAGGAACTTGAATTTGCAAAGAAACAGTTGTTTGAAGAGAGTGAATTGAAGTACAA AATGGAATTGGAAGACATCCAATGGAAGCACAAGTCAGAAATCAAGCAATTAGTGATGGAGTTTAACACGCAAATAGCTGTAAAAGAGAAGGAGATAGACACAGCAGTCAAAGAAACCATTG GTAAGGCCCAGCTTGTGGAGGCAGAACTGCTCAGTAGCCATCGAGAGGAAACCAGCCATCTGAAGAAGGCGATTGGCGAGAGGGAGGATGAATTGAACAAAACTGTTGAGAAATATGAGCAGGTCATACAG